The nucleotide window GCGATGCGTTCTGGCCTGTCGCATTCTCGGTGCTGCTGGCTGCCAACCTCGCGACACCGGCGACGTCCGCATTGCCACCGAGTGATCGTCGTGTCCGGCACGACAACAACGAGGACTACGGGCATGGCACTGCGACGATGCGGCTAGGCACGTCAGCGCCGACATCGAACCTCACGGCGATGCCATTGCCTGATCAGGTCATCGTGCGGCCGGTGACGCGCACTGCCATCAAATCCGACTACGCGATGCTCGACATACTCAAGGCAGTCGCCGCGGCGCGCTCGCCGTTCCTGAACACCGGCGAATCGCTCGCCGACGTGTACGAAATCGCCAGCGGGCAGCCGGTTGCCCCGGATTTTCGCCGCATGCTGCGCGCGCTGACGGGCACGCTCGATACCGCCACGGGCATCGTTCCCGACGTTCAGGCATTGCGAATGCCCGCCGAGATCGCCGACATCGCCGCCGACCGGATCACGGGCCGCGCGCTCGACACGAGCCGTCTGAGCGGCGTGCTGCAATTCGCCTCGCCACGTGGGCAGGCCATGCATGACGTACCTGAGTGGCGCGATGCGCCTGTATTGCCGGATCGCGACGCCCCCGGATCTCCGGCGTTCGACGCTGCCATCGCAAGCGATGCCGCACCGGGCCGCCTCACCGAATCGCGCGCCGCGCCCGAGCGCGATCGCGCCGGCTACGACACCGCGCCAGACAGCTTTGCGGAAGTCTCCGGCCTCGACATCGCATTGCATGATGAGCCCGCGAGCCCCCGATTCATTCAGGATGAGCGGCGACACCTCTCAGGCTATGCACAAACCTTGCCCGAACGTTGGCGGCCCAAGGACGAAACGGCTCGACTCTTCGTCGCGGGTGGCCACCACTACCTTCGGGGCGAGGCCGGGGATTACCGCATCACACGCGGATTCAGCGACGATCACTGGCTCGTCGACGCGCCTCGCCGGAACCAGGCGCAGGTGCCGGTGACGTTCGACCCTGCCACCGGGCGGTGGCAGGCACACGCCCCCCTGCGGCTATGTGGCGGCGGATGCGGCCCGAGCCGTCCGATGACGCCCGACAGCATCACAAGCAGCTACGAAGACATCTTCGCCGCCACGCGGCACCTGCCCGACGAGTCCGCGCAGGAGGCGATCCAGAATGCGTTCGCCGACGTCGGTCGGTTGCGCCTGTTGCGCTCGAATCGCGAAGATCTTCGCGACTTGCGCGACAACTCGATCGTCGACCACCGGGCCGCGCTGAGCGTTGCGATGAAGGACATCAACCGCGGTGCGTCGTTAAGAAAGCAACAGCGCCAGGCCGCGGAAGCCACCGCGATGTATTACTACTCACGGCCGTTCGCGGAGGCGTTCTGCCAGGAGAACGCGGAAGTCCTGTTTTATTTCCTGCTTCAGGACGGCGTCGATCAGGACAATCTGCGCATGATCACCGTGCAGCCAAAAGGTCGGGCGCCGCACGTCATGGTGCTCTACTCGGAGTCACGGGAGTTCATCGACATCCTCGACCGGTCGACGCCGCAGCCCAAAGCGCCGCTGCGTGAAGATGGCGTCACGTCGTCGCAGTTCGCCTGGGGCGCCTATCTGGCGCGCGACACCACCTTACTGCTTGACCCCTGGAGCCGGTACAAAGCGATTTCGTTTGCGCGTGCCGACACGCCGCAGGACGCAGTCGATATTCTCGACAGCGCATTCGCCGAGATCGGACACCGCACCGGATACCCGTACACCGTGTCGGTCACCCGGCCGCTCGCGGCGCGGCGTCACGCGGTGATCGGGCAGACGAGCAGCAGCACCAGCCTCGGCAGTGCGGCAAGCGCGCGCAGTTCGAACAGCGCGAAACCGGAGAAAGGTGAAAGACGCTGGTCAGGCGCATCCGGCAGCACCGGCAGCACCGGCGGATCCGGTGCGTCGGGTGCATGGGGCGCATCGGGTGCGTCCGCAGCATTCAATGCGTTTGCACCGTCGAGCGCACGCCACACGCCGCATGCTTCTCATGTGCGACGATCGCCCGACGCCGCGCGGCCGCTATCGCCTGTCGCCGAAGCTTCATCCGCAGGCTAACGCCGCGCGCGGAGATCGCGAACACGCGGGTCCGGCGCGGCAATATGCGCGCCGGACCCGCACGTCGGCGGTATGTTTCAACCGGAACCGCGAGGACAGTCAGTACGTGTAGACACCGCGCCCGGTCTTGCGGCCCAGATAGCCCGCCGCCACCATCTCCTTGAGCAGGGGGCAGGGACGATACTTCGAATCGGCGAACTGCTCGTAGTAGACGTTCATCACCGACAGACAGACGTCGAGCCCGATCATGTCGGCCAATGCCAGCGGGCCGATCGGGTGGTTGCAGCCGAGCTTCATGCCCTCGTCGATTTCCTCGGGCGAGGCCAGGTTCTCGGCCAGCACGAAGAATGCCTCGTTGATCATCGGCACGAGAATCCGGTTCACCACGAAGCCCGGCGCGTTCTTCACCGTGATCGGCGACTTGCCGAGGGCACGCGCGAGCGCATCGACGCGGGCGTGCGTGTCGTCGCTCGTCTGCAGGCCGCGAATGATTTCCACCAGCGCCATGAGCGGCACCGGGTTGAAGAAGTGCATCCCGATGAACGACTCGGGCCGTGCGAGCACGGCGGCAAGCTGGGTGATCGAGATCGACGACGTGTTCGAGGCGAGGATCGCGCCTTCCTTCGCGATGCCGTCGAGCTGCTTGAGAATCTTGACCTTCAGGTCGAAATTTTCGGTAGCGGCCTCGATCAGGATGTCGGCATCGGCCAGCGACGCGTAGTCGGTCGACGGGGTAATGCGGGCGAGCGCGGCGTCCTTGTCGGCGGCGGTGATCTTGTCCTTCTTGATCAGGCGCTCGAGGCTGCCGGCAATCGTCGTCATGCCTTTCTGGACGGCGGCGTCGCTGATGTCGACCATCGTCACCGGCAGCCCGGCCACCGCACAGGCCTGTGCGATGCCGTTGCCCATGGTGCCTGCACCGATGATGCCTACGTGTTGAATCGTCATGTCGTCTCTGCTCCGGTTGTGCGGGAAGGTGGCGAAAATACCGTCTTTGCGCGGTGCACAAATCATAGCGCGCAGACGCCGGATCGGTGACACATGGAACCGCTGTGCGAAACGACGGGCACGGATCGTCCACGATGCGACGCGCGGAATTGACGCCCCAAAACAAAGGGGGCAGACGCGCGCGGCGTTTGCCCCCTCCGGATCGGTTCGACGGCGCGCCTGTCGGACAGGCGCGCCGCGTGGCCTCAGAACTTCATGCGCACGCCACCACCGAAGGTGTCGCCGCCCGAGAGCGAGCTTACCTTGTCGTTCATGTACGCGGCGTAGATGTCGGTACGCTTGGACAGGTTGTAGTCGTAGCCGAGCGCCCACGTCTTGCGGTTCACGTTGCTCGCGCCCGAGCTCTTCGTGTACGCATACGAGGCGAGCACCTTCCCGTTGCCCAGCGGTACCGACACGCCGAGCTGTCCGCCGTTCTCCGACACGCCGCCGCCGGTGATGTTGTTTCGAATGTACTGGTACTGACCGAAGAACTTCACGACCTGCAGGTCGTAGGTCGCGCCGAGTTGCACGGCCTGCTGGCTGCGGAAGCCCGCCATGCCGGCCATGTCGTCCGGCTGCGAATCGAACTTCACCTGCTGGTAGGCCACCGTCGCCGCGAACGGACCGTTGAAGTACAGCGCCGAGGCGCTCCACTTGTTCTGTCCGGTTTCGCCGGCCTTGTTGCCGAACGCATACGACACGCTGCCCGACAGGCCCTTGAAATTCGGCGTGGTGTACATCACGGCGTTGCTCCAGCCGGAATCGCCAACGATACCCTGACCGGCCTGGCCGATGAACGTGTGGAACACCATCGGGCTGAAGGTGTACGAATCGACGAACGGGTTGAACAGAATCGTCGACACGAAATACGAGGTGGTCAGGCGCCCCATCGTGACCGTACCGGCGGTGTCCGACGACAGGCCAACGTAGGCGTTGCGCGAGAACATCGTATCGCCCTGGAACCGGCCGTACTGACCGTTCTGCGGACGGAAGAAGTCTTCCAGCACGAATACCGCCTTGAGGCCGCCGCCCAGGTCCTCACTGCCCTTCATGCCCCAGTACGAGGTCGACATGCCGCCCCCGCCCTGCGTCCAGGCACGATCGCCGCCCGGATTCTTGACCGCCCCCATCCAGGCGTCGACCTGACCGTACAGCGTGACGTTCGATTGTGCGAATGCCGGTGCGCTCACACACGCGCCCAATACGAGTGCCCCACCGATGCCCTTGGCCATGCTCCGCTTCATTGACTTCTCCTTGGTTTATGTCTTTTGTGTGCCGGTTTGCCCGCCCGACGCGGGACCTGCTGGCGCCCGTCGAGAAGCGCCTCCCTGATAAACGGCCGTGATTCTCGCACAGCCCCGCCATGCGCAGAAAGGCCGGAACCGCACCGAAAAATCTGCCGTATGCGATGGCTGGGAAATGGTGGGGAGACAAAAATCGGCCGAACACCCGCGCCACAATTAATCCCGGTATAACGAAATCGATATGGTGCTTGCGTCAGCAGGTTAGCAAACGCTCACATTCGCGGAAATTAGCGAGAATGGCGGGCCATGAACATGCCCGAATTGAAGACGCGGATGGGGATGACGCGGCGCATCCAATGTTGCACATGTGCAACATCCGGTGCATGGGCGAGGCTGGAGAGGGGGATACGCCCCGCGCCTCGATCATGCGCCGGGAACGGCGAATCGCATGCGGGGCGCGGGGGAACAGCGAGATGAAATCAGCGACCGCGGCGACCGCCGCCGCCACCGCGAGGTCCGCGCGGCTCCCCTTGCGGGGTGTACTGCCGCTCGCGCGGCTCGGCCGGGGCGGCCCAATTCGGATAGGCCGCCTGCCCCCGACCGCGGTCGGCACTGAACCGGCTGATGTCCTCACGCAGCGACGCCTTGTTCACGTCGAGCATGTCGCGTCCGCGCCCACCTCCCGCCCAAGCGGGGTAGGCGCATACGAGTATCAACAGGAAGCAATAACGAAGTCGGGTACTCATTTCGGTTCAGCCACAGCCCCGGCCCGAAGGTGGGGCCGGTTCGCACGGGGGCTGTCGGCATCTGCGGGTGGCAGATGCGCCATACACCCCATGAATGACTGTACCGGGTCGGTCGAACGAGCGTCGACTGAAAAGATGTTAATGCGTGGCGCGGTCTGCAACCGTTTGTAACCACCGCGCCGGACCGGCGCCGCACAGGTCCGCACGCCTCGCCAGATCACGCGGCGTTCCGTCCGGCGAGGCCACTTACTTCTCGACCTGCTTCTCGACCGACAGCGAGATCTCGCGCAGACGCTCGCCGCGCTGGGTGACCAGGTCCTGCGCCGTGATGGTGAAATTCACCGGACGCGCGTACTTCCGGCTCGCGCTCTGCCATTCGGCGGGCAGACCTGCCGCATTCGTGGTCGTTGTCCGTAGCGTGGTCACGCCGCGAGTGCAACGCGAGACCTGCGTCGCAAAGCTTTGCGCCTGTTGACGCAGGTCCATCGCGGAGATCTTCTGGTAGTCCCACACGCATTCATAGGTCGGCGCGAGGCCCGTGGCCCGGAACACCTTGCAGTCGCCGCCCGGCACCGAGTAGGTGGCCTGATAGCTTTCGCCGCGCTCGTTCTTGGCCGCGAGCGGGCCGGTGATATCTTCGAAACCGCCCTGCGCGCTCTTGGCCAGCAGCAGGATGCCCTCGCACTGGTCGGCGGCGAAGGCCGACTGCGCGGCGCACAGGCAGGCAAGCAGGGCCCATCGTTGTAGAGAATGTTTTGCCATCGTTGGAATGTTTGACGGGTATACGGCGGCGCGATGCCCGGGCCGGAGCACTTTTCCTTCCGGGATCGCCATCCATCGCCATGAATGCTGCCATTAGAACGCAAACTTGGCGCGGACGAAACCATCGACACAGGGGGAATCGTGCGCCAATTCGAGTCAACGGTTTCGCGATAGTTCGCACGCGGCGGTCTCTCATCCGAAAAGCCGATTCCATTCGACGGCGGTCGACCTATACTCAAAGCGCAGTCAGACTGCATGGGCGCGGCCGGGAACCGATGGTGGTTCGACGCAGCACGGCAATGCCCCTCGGTGCCAAGTCTTCTTGGCCCTTACCATGCCGCGCCGGTACACGCGGCTGGCGATGCCCTGATGGGGCCTCAACCGGCGGCTAGGCCGCCGGTTTTCATTGGGGCGTCGCCAAGCGTCTCTCCCCCCATCTCTCCCCATCTCTCCCCGTCTTTCCCCCGTCTCGCGTCAGCCAAGGCGCCTCGTGGCGACCTCATGCCGATGGACTAGGCGAAAGTGCGGATTTCGCCCGCGTCGGCGCTCTGCAACTATCGAATCACAAGACCAATATCGCTCGGGCACTCACCTTCGGAAGTCAGCGGAGGGTTTGTGGAAACTTTTCAGTCTCCCGCAGCGCGCGGCACACCGCGCGCCTGCCTGTTCGCGCGTTGCTCGAGGTGACCCATGGGATACCCAACACCACCTCGAGGCCTGCGCCCCGCCAATCCTGAGCAAGGATCACCCACGGCGTGGCCGCAGTTGATCGAATCGGTTCGCGGTCACGGCGGCACGCTCGCGCATGTGCTTGGCGCGCTCGGCACCTTTCGATTTCGGCACGGCCACTGGCCCAGCCGCCTTTACCTCTATCCGGAAACACTCGCCGCGCTCGTGCAGGACCTGACACCATCGGGCTTCTACCGTTTGCAGCAGCATCTCGACGTTCTGACCGACCTCGAGCGCGACCTGTTCTGCGCGGACGACGGCGGCAACGTGTCGATCTACCGCGTGCAGGCCGTGCCGGACACCGTGGGCATCGACGTCGCCGCCGCCTGGCTTGGACTCGCGGGTCCGGCGGCGCACTCGCCCACCCAGGCACGTGGTGAGGTTCCCGGGGCACCGACCACCCCGAAGCCGCCACGCTGACGCCGTCGCACCGCGACGCCGGTCTCGAGCGTGGCCCGCGCCCGCCCTTGCCTGGATTGTCCCCGCTGTACCGGACCCCGCCGCCGCGGGGCAATGTCACCTCCGCCCCAACTTGCCGGAGAGATGTCATGAACCGACTCGCGATCGTTCTGGACGGCCTGATGCTGCTTTACCTTGCCGCCGCCACTGTCGTTGGTGTGCAATCGAGCGCCGCCGACGGCCACGCGCTGCTTGCCAGCGTACTCGGTGTGTTGCTCGCGCTATGCGTGCTGGCCATGCTCGCGGCGCCGTTCTACGTGTCGCTGGTCGTGCTCGTCACGCAATCGGAGCGCCACCTTCGGCTCGCGTCCTGGCTTCACCGGGTGTTGCTCGCGTTGATGGTCGCGGCGATCGCGGTTTCGCTGCTCGGCGACCACACCGTCGAAGTCTCGGCCTCGCTTTTCGCGTTGGTCGCGATCGTGTGCATCGTCAATCTCGTTGTCCTCTCGCGACGTCGAACGCACTTCGAGGCGTTTCATCTTTTCGAGCATTGAACCGCGTGCGACGACGCCGACGCTGTGCGGCGCACCGCTGCGCCGCCGACGTTCATTTGCGGGCGTCACCTCCGCGATGCTAGACTGCGCGGCATGATTCGCTGGCGAAGACTCCTCGTGCTGTGGCTGTTGTGCGTCACCATGCCCTTTCAGGCGATGGCCGCACTGCGCACGCATTGCGCGCCGGGATCGCCGGGCGCGAGCGCACTCGTCGGATCGACGATGGCGTCGTCCGCCATGCCGGGAGACGGCAACTCGACAGCCCGGCATAACGGCATGATGCCGGCGGCGGCCGAGGACACAGGGCGACACGCGATGCACGCGTCACATGAGATGGCGCATGGCATGCATGACGTGGCGCAAATGGACTCGACCACATCGGAGCCGTCCGTCCACAAGGCTTCGCCGGCCGGCCACACATTGCATGCGAGTTGCTCGGCGTGCGCGGCTTGCGTCGTCTGTACAGCATTGCCGGCGAGCATGGTCCTGCGTACGCCGGACGCTCAGCCGTCCACCCCCATCCCCTTCCTGCGCACCTCGGCGAGCAGCGCCGTTGTCGGTGTGCCTGAACGTCCCCCCAAATCTCTCGTCGCCTGACGGTCGTCCATCGTTCGCGGGAATCGCTGTCGCGCGTTCCCCGTCTGGCGGCGTGCCGTCTCCGTTTCTCGTCGGACTGACCTGACGCCGCATCGCGCGACCGGCCCTCACTCGCCCATCGCCCGCGCCGCCGGTCCGTCCGCCCGAATTACGCGCCGCCGGCACGTCCGGCGTCGCCCGACTGACGAGTCTTTTCATGACGTCTTCTTCTTTGCGACGGCACGCATGGGTCGTGCCGCTGATGCTTTCGCTCTCCGGGCTGTGGTCGTCACACGCCGCGAGCGCCGAACCGGCGCCGGCAAGCGCCGGCCTTGCCGATCCGTCGGCCCCGGACGCGCCCGCCGGCCCGCCACCTCAAGGGGTTCTGCAAGACTACTCGCGCCCCGCGCTGTCGGTGGCAACCGGCGACTGGCGCCAGATCAATGCCGGTGTTGCCGGCATGAATGGCATGAGCGGGATGGGCGGTGGCGGCCACGACATGGGCGACATGCCGTCCACGCCCCCCGCAGGACATGCCGCTCACACCATGTCGATGCGAACGGGCAACGTTTCCACGTCGGCCATGCCCGCCCCCGGCGGCGAGCATGAGATGCACGGCATGACAATGTCGGCGCCGCCATCGGCCGCCACCGCGCCGGATCACGCGGCGATGGGACACCCCATGCCGGCCGTGCCCGCGCCGGGCAGCGCCTCCGATCCTCACGCAGCGCATCGCATGCCGGGAGCGCCGAAATGATGACCTCGCCAACTTTCGTCTTGCGCGCCGGGGCTGTGGCACCAGAACGTCGGCGTGCGTCCTCATCCGGGGTGCAACGCGGAACCGCGATCGCCACCGCCGCCATTGCCATGCTCATCCTGTCAGGGTGTGCGACGTTCAGTGAGGACGGTGGCTTCGGCCCGGTCGCCGACGCGACGCAACAGCGCCTGGGCACGCGCGCGGTCTGGGCTCGCGACGACGCCACGACGCAGGCGCTCGCCAAGGAACGCGACGTCTTGCTCTCGCGCCCGCTCGACGTCGACTCGGCGGTGCGACTTACGCTGATCAACCATCGCGGCCTGCAGGCAACGTATGCGGAGCTCGGCATCGCGGAAGCGTCGCTCGTGCAAGCCGGGCGCCTGCCGAATCCTCGCTTCTCGTTTCAGCGTGTGCAGGGCGGCGGCGACGTCAGCATCGAACGCACGTGGGGCCTCGACTTCGTTCGCGTGCTGACGATGCCGCTCGCCTCGCGCGTCGAAGCCCGACGCTTCGCGCAAGTGCAGGCGCAGGTCACGCAGGCCGTCGTCGAGCAGGCGACCGCCACGCGGCGAGCGTGGATCGAAGCCGTCGCAGCCCAGGAGCGCGTAAGGATTCTCGAGCAGACCAGTGTCGCCACACAGGCCGCCAGCGAACTGGCCGATGGCATGGCGCGTGCCGGTAACTTCAGTGCGATGCGTCGCACGCAGGAGAACCTCGTGCATGCCGACACGGCGGCACGTCTGGCGCGAGCCCGCGAACAGTCCCAAACCGCGCGAGAGCAGTTGGCGCGGCAGATGGGGCTGTGGGGGCAGCAATTGACTTTCCAGCTCCCCGAGCGTCTGCCGGCGCTTCCGCGCAAGCGCCCGTCCTGGCCCGACGCAGAGGCGCAAGCCATGCGCGAGCGCGCCGACATTCGCGCCGCTCGCGCAGGCCTCGAGAGCATGTCGAGCGATCTGGGGCTCACGCGCGTGACCCGATTCGTGAATGTGCTCGACACGGCCTATCGCGACAACAGCGCCACGGGCTCGCCCAACGAGCGGGGCTACGAAATTTCGCTGGAGGTCCCGCTATTCGACTGGGGTAGCGCGCGAGTGGCCGGCGCCGAGGCGCGCTACCGCCAGAGCCTCGACCGGCTGGCCGACACGGCAGTGGCCGCGCGCGCCGAAGTGCGCACTCGCCGTGCACAGGCAATCGCCGCCTGGGACATCGCGGAGCACTACCGCACCACGATCCTGCCGATGCGCCAGCGCGTCTCCGACGAATGGCTGCTGCGTTACAACGGCATGCTCGCCAGCGTCTTCGATCTGCTGTCCGATGCACGCGAACAGCGCGATACGGTGCTCGCCTACATCGACGCCACGGCCGATTTCTGGCTGGCGGACGCCGCACTGCGCGAGAGCGTGGGCGGGGCCGAACCGTCCTCATCTCACACACACGGAGGTGGCGCATGACTTCGCGCCGACGATTCCTGCGTGACGCCGGTCTCGCCGTCATGGGCGCCGCCGCCGTCGAGCGGGCCAGCCTCGCCGCGCTGCCCGACGCGGCAACCCGCAGCGATGCAAGTACCGCCAAACCCCTCGCCCCGCCCACCGGGCGGCCATACCGGCCCGTCGTGACGCTCAACGGCTGGACCTTGCCGTGGCGTATGCGCAATGGCGTCAAGGAGTTCCACCTGGTCGCCGAGCCCGTGGTGCGGGAGATCGCCCCCGGCATGCAGGCGAATCTGTGGGGCTACAACGGCCAGAGTCCCGGTCCGACCATCGAGGTCGTCGAAGGCGACCGCGTTCGCCTTTACGTGACGAATCGTCTGCCCGAGCCGACCAGCGTGCACTGGCATGGGCAGCGACTGCCCAATGGCATGGACGGCGTGGCGGGCCTCAACCAGCGCGCCATCGCGCCGGGGCAGACCTACGTGTACGAATTCGAGGCGAAGCGGCCCGGCACCTTCATGTATCACCCGCACGCCGACGAAATGATGCAGATGGCCATGGGCCTCATGGGCTTCTG belongs to Pandoraea pnomenusa and includes:
- a CDS encoding 3-hydroxybutyryl-CoA dehydrogenase yields the protein MTIQHVGIIGAGTMGNGIAQACAVAGLPVTMVDISDAAVQKGMTTIAGSLERLIKKDKITAADKDAALARITPSTDYASLADADILIEAATENFDLKVKILKQLDGIAKEGAILASNTSSISITQLAAVLARPESFIGMHFFNPVPLMALVEIIRGLQTSDDTHARVDALARALGKSPITVKNAPGFVVNRILVPMINEAFFVLAENLASPEEIDEGMKLGCNHPIGPLALADMIGLDVCLSVMNVYYEQFADSKYRPCPLLKEMVAAGYLGRKTGRGVYTY
- a CDS encoding porin, with the protein product MKRSMAKGIGGALVLGACVSAPAFAQSNVTLYGQVDAWMGAVKNPGGDRAWTQGGGGMSTSYWGMKGSEDLGGGLKAVFVLEDFFRPQNGQYGRFQGDTMFSRNAYVGLSSDTAGTVTMGRLTTSYFVSTILFNPFVDSYTFSPMVFHTFIGQAGQGIVGDSGWSNAVMYTTPNFKGLSGSVSYAFGNKAGETGQNKWSASALYFNGPFAATVAYQQVKFDSQPDDMAGMAGFRSQQAVQLGATYDLQVVKFFGQYQYIRNNITGGGVSENGGQLGVSVPLGNGKVLASYAYTKSSGASNVNRKTWALGYDYNLSKRTDIYAAYMNDKVSSLSGGDTFGGGVRMKF
- a CDS encoding TolC family protein, which produces MQRGTAIATAAIAMLILSGCATFSEDGGFGPVADATQQRLGTRAVWARDDATTQALAKERDVLLSRPLDVDSAVRLTLINHRGLQATYAELGIAEASLVQAGRLPNPRFSFQRVQGGGDVSIERTWGLDFVRVLTMPLASRVEARRFAQVQAQVTQAVVEQATATRRAWIEAVAAQERVRILEQTSVATQAASELADGMARAGNFSAMRRTQENLVHADTAARLARAREQSQTAREQLARQMGLWGQQLTFQLPERLPALPRKRPSWPDAEAQAMRERADIRAARAGLESMSSDLGLTRVTRFVNVLDTAYRDNSATGSPNERGYEISLEVPLFDWGSARVAGAEARYRQSLDRLADTAVAARAEVRTRRAQAIAAWDIAEHYRTTILPMRQRVSDEWLLRYNGMLASVFDLLSDAREQRDTVLAYIDATADFWLADAALRESVGGAEPSSSHTHGGGA